In one Streptomyces sp. NBC_01288 genomic region, the following are encoded:
- a CDS encoding ECF transporter S component: MTAPAIRLTLRVGVVMVLAAFLGLVAFFWPFVVAPGTFGSNYAPPLIFGVLLVLVLCVVLSEIAEGGIDSKALAMLGMLSAVNAALRPLGAGTAGIETVFFVLVVAGRVYGPGFGFVLGCTSLFASALITGGVGPWMPYEMFGCAFVGMLAGFLPRTRGRYEVLMLAVYGSLSGYLFGFLLNLSFWPFSLDPNSSIAYLPGLPFTEQWHRYLVFDLATSLGWDTGRAVTNFVCVLLAGPAVLTTFRRAARKARFRAPVCFTAPAPVADPDGSRAPGRPAKSPWTASG, translated from the coding sequence ATGACCGCCCCTGCCATCCGGCTCACCCTGCGTGTCGGCGTCGTGATGGTGCTCGCCGCGTTCCTCGGACTGGTCGCGTTCTTCTGGCCGTTCGTCGTCGCACCGGGCACGTTCGGCTCGAACTACGCGCCCCCGCTCATCTTCGGCGTGCTCCTGGTGCTCGTCCTGTGCGTCGTCCTCTCCGAGATCGCCGAGGGCGGCATCGACTCCAAGGCGCTCGCGATGCTCGGCATGCTGTCCGCCGTCAACGCGGCGCTGCGCCCGCTGGGCGCCGGTACCGCGGGCATCGAGACCGTCTTCTTCGTCCTCGTCGTCGCGGGCCGTGTCTACGGGCCCGGCTTCGGCTTCGTCCTCGGCTGCACCTCGCTGTTCGCCTCCGCGCTCATCACGGGCGGGGTCGGGCCCTGGATGCCGTACGAGATGTTCGGCTGCGCCTTCGTCGGCATGCTCGCCGGGTTCCTGCCGCGGACGCGAGGCCGGTACGAGGTGCTGATGCTGGCGGTCTACGGATCGCTCTCCGGCTATCTGTTCGGGTTCCTGCTCAACCTCTCCTTCTGGCCGTTCTCCCTCGATCCGAACAGTTCCATCGCCTACTTGCCCGGTCTGCCGTTCACCGAGCAGTGGCACCGCTATCTCGTCTTCGACCTCGCCACGTCCCTGGGCTGGGACACCGGCCGTGCGGTCACGAATTTCGTCTGCGTCCTGCTGGCCGGGCCCGCGGTTCTGACCACCTTCCGCCGGGCCGCCCGCAAGGCCCGCTTCCGGGCGCCTGTGTGCTTCACGGCACCCGCACCGGTTGCTGATCCGGACGGTTCCCGAGCACCCGGCCGCCCCGCCAAGTCGCCCTGGACGGCGTCAGGTTGA